One region of Gossypium raimondii isolate GPD5lz chromosome 6, ASM2569854v1, whole genome shotgun sequence genomic DNA includes:
- the LOC105772608 gene encoding uncharacterized protein LOC105772608 gives METIVFPFSSKFLLAKYLLVFALFISAKALIKLSINETIPAVIVFGDSIVDAGNNNDLNTVIRCDFLPYGQDFAGGVPTGRFCNGKVPSDLIAEELGIKDIVPAYLDPKLKPQDLLTGVTFASGGTGYDPLTPKLASVISLGEQLNYFKEYIGKLKAIAGEEKTNFILAKSMFLVVAGSDDIANTYFVLRARQLQYDVPAYTDLMVNSAAEFVKELYGLGARKIGVFSTPPIGCVPSQRTLGGGIERECAEDYNVAAILFNKKLSSVLNSFKTSMPDGRFVYIDVYNPLLGLIQNPQKNGFEVVDNGCCGTGNIEVAILCNKLSPSTCTDVSKYIFWDSYHPTEKAYRALVTPILCAFSYSDIVPATALCLILVLFSTRDAGGVCLASNKITFPALFAFGDSIVDTGNNNKRFTIAKANIPPYGRDFPGGAATGRFGNGMVFSDLLAEGLRIKPLLPAYLHPVLQGEDLETGVSFASGGSGFDEFTVKLQNALSIKDQLNLFKECVRKLEGGIGQEKANATISKSLFLVSQGNNDIAITYFLFHFLHDIDAYTTQLVNSASSFIKDMYELGARKFAFLSLIPLGYLPLSRTFGGGFQRNSVDWLTQAAVKFNSKLEHELNHLNSNLPGTRILYIDIYNPLVDLIQNHKKYGFEDSSHGCCGTGLIELNYGCNELLSSFTCSNSSSHVFWDAGHPSERAYRMIISQVVHNMSHQLLDI, from the exons ATGGAAACGATTGTCTTTCCTTTTTCCTCAAAGTTTTTGTTGGCTAAATATCTTTTGGTATTTGCTCTCTTCATCTCCGCAAAAGCGTTGATTAAGCTATCTATAAATGAAACCATCCCCGCTGTAATTGTGTTCGGGGATTCCATTGTTGACGCCGGTAACAACAACGATCTCAACACTGTTATTAGGTGCGATTTCCTCCCTTACGGCCAAGATTTTGCCGGGGGTGTTCCCACCGGAAGGTTTTGCAATGGCAAAGTCCCTTCCGATTTAATAG CTGAAGAATTGGGAATTAAAGATATAGTGCCAGCATATTTGGATCCTAAATTGAAACCCCAAGATCTCTTAACTGGAGTAACCTTTGCTTCTGGTGGCACTGGATATGATCCTTTGACTCCCAAACTAGCG TCAGTAATATCGTTGGGAGAGCAGTTAAACTACTTCAAAGAATACATAGGGAAGTTGAAAGCCATTGCTGGAGAAGAGAAAACAAATTTCATCTTAGCAAAGAGTATGTTCCTTGTCGTAGCCGGTAGCGATGACATTGCCAATACATACTTTGTTCTCCGTGCCAGGCAATTGCAGTACGATGTTCCTGCTTATACTGACTTAATGGTTAACTCCGCTGCTGAGTTTGTCAAG GAACTATATGGTTTGGGAGCAAGGAAAATTGGGGTATTTAGCACACCACCAATCGGATGTGTGCCATCACAAAGAACTTTGGGTGGAGGAATTGAAAGGGAATGTGCTGAAGATTACAACGTAGCAGCTATATTGTTCAACAAGAAGCTATCTTCCGTGTTGAATTCCTTTAAGACAAGCATGCCTGATGGCAGATTTGTGTACATAGATGTCTACAACCCTCTGCTTGGTCTCATCCAAAACCCTCAAAAAAATG GCTTTGAGGTTGTAGACAATGGGTGCTGTGGAACAGGAAACATAGAGGTGGCAATCTTGTGTAATAAGCTCAGTCCATCGACATGTACGGATGTGTCTAAGTATATTTTTTGGGATAGTTATCATCCAACGGAGAAGGCTTACAGGGCATTGGTTACGCCAATCCT TTGTGCTTTTTCTTATTCAGACATTGTGCCTGCAACAGCTTTATGTTTAATTCTTGTTTTGTTTAGCACAAGAGATGCTGGTGGAGTTTGTCTTGCctcaaataaaataacatttccAGCTCTTTTTGCATTTGGAGATTCAATAGTAGATACGGGTAACAACAACAAGCGCTTTACAATAGCAAAAGCTAATATCCCACCCTATGGACGAGACTTTCCCGGTGGAGCTGCAACTGGAAGATTTGGAAATGGAATGGTGTTCTCTGATTTATTGG CTGAAGGTCTGAGAATAAAACCTCTATTGCCTGCATATCTTCACCCGGTTCTTCAAGGTGAAGATCTAGAAACAGGCGTAAGCTTTGCTTCAGGTGGTTCAGGATTCGACGAATTTACAGTGAAATTACAG AATGCTTTATCAATTAAGGATCAGCTGAATCTCTTCAAAGAATGCGTTAGAAAGCTTGAAGGAGGCATCGGACAGGAGAAAGCTAATGCCACCATTTCCAAGAGCTTGTTTCTGGTATCACAGGGCAACAATGACATTGCCATCACTTATTTCTTATTCCATTTTCTACATGACATTGATGCATACACAACACAACTGGTTAACTCAGCTTCATCTTTTATTAAG GATATGTATGAACTAGGAGCAAGGAAGTTTGCATTTCTAAGCCTTATACCATTGGGATACTTGCCACTTTCGAGAACATTTGGTGGAGGATTTCAAAGAAACTCTGTAGATTGGCTCACCCAAGCAGCAGTGAAGTTCAATTCTAAGCTGGAACATGAACTGAACCATCTTAACAGTAACCTTCCTGGAACTAGGATACTCTATATTGATATCTATAACCCTCTGGTTGATCtcattcaaaatcataaaaaatatg GTTTTGAAGATTCTAGCCATGGTTGCTGTGGGACGGGGTTGATAGAGCTAAATTATGGGTGCAATGAATTATTGAGTTCCTTTACATGTTCCAATTCATCGAGTCATGTATTTTGGGACGCGGGGCATCCCTCGGAAAGAGCATATAGGATGATAATCTCACAAGTCGTGCACAACATGTCGCACCAGCTTTTggatatttaa